A stretch of Stigmatopora argus isolate UIUO_Sarg chromosome 22, RoL_Sarg_1.0, whole genome shotgun sequence DNA encodes these proteins:
- the LOC144068585 gene encoding dynein regulatory complex protein 1-like encodes MQSQESGASRPDTQEGPKAAVREEPMTAQRVIRLHFELLSFLNDLQTGADAKQSLRRTKYEEALRLRTERLDNSREYSTRKLEEIKGGWAQAATKTTLPDLLSALDRQQALCSEIMGHKMDLIAELQKKWLDNDERHSIDLRKQSEALDLMIERMDKVREKTMANKDLAHIQSPHDIFLKQSLREWDGYQTELKARRKEWLTQRKLAMEEYEKAMPILELTQEECNKSKRNIDMKLMELEREQEEIKGKRNVLEARKLSCDEKPEVIYLLRKRVNTLKVQLSDIMKNIQMEEESFNRREQHLLEDIRHSIEQHKRIQKKIKHFALTDAQTFVDMSRMLVAEVKLLAESALAADSHLCAHLGLKWERPVATMEQSYPIQPQDKYEMAAQVYAESVAEVDSKTMAALLALLSEELGFLMENSEHLSFLYNEQHTAEKLLGLLNAFDFYDDDLNRLAAFLLKYEEQHRPDDEPDCGSEHVIHPNNILPAFLSFVSYRVHCIKSSSLRHFLDWDSDADKAFWESMVNVVPEEKLRIWDAAEIALTQYLTVLEENSKIFQKNLILEEENKELRRQLTSENDGSAFLFKEFLDKDV; translated from the coding sequence atgcagaGCCAGGAAAGTGGCGCGAGCAGGCCGGACACCCAGGAGGGACCGAAAGCCGCGGTGCGCGAAGAACCCATGACGGCTCAGCGTGTCATCCGCCTGCACTTTGAGCTACTCTCCTTCCTCAATGACCTCCAGACAGGGGCCGACGCCAAGCAGTCGCTGCGGCGAACCAAGTACGAGGAGGCCCTGCGATTGCGTACGGAGCGCCTGGACAATTCCAGGGAGTACAGCACGAGGAAGTTGGAAGAGATCAAGGGGGGATGGGCTCAGGCCGCTACCAAGACCACACTGCCGGACCTCTTGAGTGCACTGGACCGTCAACAGGCGCTGTGCTCGGAGATAATGGGACACAAGATGGACCTCATCGCCGAGCTGCAGAAGAAATGGCTGGACAACGACGAGCGTCATTCCATCGACCTTCGCAAGCAATCAGAGGCTCTGGACTTAATGATCGAGCGCATGGACAAGGTCCGGGAGAAGACCATGGCCAATAAGGATCTCGCCCACATCCAGAGCCCGCACGATATCTTTCTAAAGCAGAGCCTGCGCGAGTGGGACGGCTACCAGACGGAGCTCAAGGCACGCCGCAAGGAGTGGCTGACCCAGAGGAAGCTGGCCATGGAGGAGTACGAGAAGGCCATGCCCATCCTGGAGCTGACTCAGGAAGAGTGCAACAAGTCCAAGCGCAACATTGACATGAAGTTGATGGAGCTGGAGCGAGAGCAAGAGGAGATCAAGGGCAAGCGCAACGTGCTGGAGGCCCGCAAGCTGAGCTGCGACGAGAAACCCGAGGTCATCTATTTGTTGCGCAAGCGCGTCAACACCCTGAAGGTACAGCTGAGCGACATCATGAAGAACATCCAAATGGAGGAGGAGAGCTTCAATCGACGCGAGCAACACCTGCTGGAGGACATCCGCCACAGCATCGAGCAGCACAAGCGCATCCAGAAGAAGATCAAGCACTTCGCCCTGACCGACGCGCAGACCTTCGTGGACATGTCGCGCATGTTGGTGGCCGAGGTGAAGCTTCTGGCAGAGAGCGCGTTGGCGGCCGACTCGCACCTCTGCGCCCACCTGGGGCTAAAGTGGGAGCGGCCCGTGGCCACCATGGAGCAAAGCTATCCCATCCAGCCGCAGGACAAGTACGAGATGGCGGCGCAGGTGTATGCCGAGAGCGTGGCCGAGGTGGACTCTAAGACCATGGCGGCGCTGCTGGCGCTGCTCAGCGAGGAGTTGGGCTTCTTGATGGAAAACAGTGAGCACCTCAGCTTCCTGTACAACGAGCAACACACGGCCGAGAAGCTCCTCGGGCTCCTCAACGCCTTCGACTTCTACGACGACGACCTCAACCGGCTGGCGGCGTTTCTGCTCAAATACGAGGAGCAGCACCGGCCCGACGACGAACCCGACTGCGGATCCGAGCATGTCATCCATCCCAACAATATCCTGCCTGCATTTTTGAGTTTTGTCAGCTACCGCGTGCACTGCATAAAGAGTTCTTCACTGAGACATTTTCTGGATTGGGACTCTGATGCAGATAAAGCCTTTTGGGAGAGCATGGTCAATGTCGTACCGGAAGAGAAGCTACGGATCTGGGATGCCGCTGAGATCGCCTTGACGCAGTACCTCACCGTTTTGGAGGAGAACTCAAAAATATTCCAGAAAAATCTCATTCTGGAAGAGGAAAATAAGGAATTGCGCAGGCAGTTGACAAGTGAAAATGATGGCAGTGCTTTTCTGTTTAAAGAATTTCTGGACAAAgatgtttaa
- the tmem248 gene encoding transmembrane protein 248 → MVYLLTPLENLRSYINNRPPLVIFMISVSAVAIAFLTIGYFFKIKEIKSPELTEDWNTFLLRYNELDFCVSENETIKHGLNDSTTPENLSATSGQARPSTSAPLLSEDSGFINISVPITLTLDPQRPFGGYSRNITHLYASVLGQQVGLSGREAHEEINITFTLPVSWSADDCILHGHCEQVVFSTCMTITAASNVFPVTVQPPHCVPETYTNATSWYKVFTTVRDSDTKYSQDYNPFWCYKGAVGKVYHALNPKLTVIVPDDDRSLINLHLMHTSYFLFVMVITMFCYAVIKGRPGKVRQSTSDFFPEKVALSEG, encoded by the exons ATG GTGTACCTTTTAACCCCTCTGGAGAACCTAAGAAGCTACATCAACAACCGCCCACCATTGGTCATCTTTATGATCAGCGTTAGTGCCGTAGCCATCGCTTTTCTTACCATCGGCTATTTCTTTAAAATCAAGGAGATCAAATCTCCAGAGTTGACCGAG GACTGGAACACGTTCCTGTTGCGCTATAATGAGCTGGACTTCTGCGTGTCAGAGAACGAGACCATCAAGCACGGCCTTAATGATTCCACAACGCCGGAGAATCTGTCGGCGACTAGCGGACAAGCGCGGCCCAGCACGTCGGCACCACTGCTCTCCGAGGATTCGGGCTTCATCAACATTTCGGTGCCCATCACGCTCACATTGGACCCCCAGCGGCCCTTTGGCGGATACTCTCGCAACATCACGCATTTGTACGCTAGTGTCTTGGGGCAACAAGTCGGCTTGTCTG GCCGAGAAGCCCACGAAGAGATCAACATCACGTTCACCCTTCCTGTGTCCTGGAGCGCCGATGACTGCATCCTGCACGGCCACTGCGAGCAGGTGGTGTTTAGCACGTGCATGACCATCACGGCGGCCAGCAACGTCTTCCCAGTCACAGT GCAGCCGCCTCACTGCGTGCCGGAGACGTACACCAACGCCACATCGTGGTACAAGGTCTTCACCACTGTGCGTGACTCTGACACCAAGTACAGTCAGGACTACAACCCCTTCTGGTGCTATAAGGGCGCCGTGGGGAAGGTCTACCATGCCCTCAACCCTAAACTCACTGTTATTGTGCCCGAT GATGACCGCTCGCTAATCAACCTGCACCTGATGCACACCAGCTACTTTCTGTTCGTCATGGTCATCACCATGTTTTGCTACGCCGTTATTAAGGGCAGGCCTGGCAAAGTGCGGCAAAGCACCTCCGATTTTTTCCCCGAGAAG GTGGCACTTTCTGAAGGCTAA